TAACTGTCACTCATTGGAGCTtgccatttaaaacaaaatcttttttctaaaatgtattccCTTTGcttaagaaattaaaaaaaggagtaACACTTTTCCCCCCCACAGTCTTTATTATGACACAGCCCTTCTGCCTGGAGCCATATCGATTGAGTTCGTGCAGAGGAGAAATTCATACCCTTTTTTCCCTCACATCTTGACGTCAGCGACACTTGCCATATCCTCATTTACGGCCAACCTATGCCTCACCAAAAAACCTTGTGATGATCATGGCATTAGGTGGTACTGGGTTGCATGAGAAGAACACATTTCCTAATGCATCCCTCGGCACTGTTTAATCACCTGGTAAGAGGGGCACAAACAATGTCGTGCATGGCTTTAAAAAGGCACTCCAACATTGCCCTCAGCACTTTCACTGCAACAAAACTTAATGAGCCTTGTTTAAGGGGAAGAATAAAACAATCTACAGTGCTGATGTCATGCAGACCTCAAAAGTGGCCGGACTCTGCAGGCAAGTTTGTTACCATGGAGCTCTGCTTTGGGACACCAAGGATAAAGAGAtctcattttcagatttcatTGAGAAACAATTAGATACAGATTAGATAAAATACTTAGGAGTGTGTTTTTGGTTAATCCGGTCAGTACCTCACACATTAAAagtactttatcacattactgCAAAATTCCTGTAAAACAGTCCTGCTCATTAATTTACAACATTGCCTGCAATGTCCTAATACAGATATATTAAAAGGATTTTTACCTCGGTGACCTTaaggtttattttattattttacccCAACCCAAATGGTACCTTACTGTTAATGTGTCATGTGAAAAGATAAGGAGTTAAACACAAGGCAAGTTaagtgttttgctgtttttaggATGTGTACCTTTTGTAGAAGTCTGAAAAGAATGTCTTGAGAGTAGCCTCCATTCGTCTCGTCATCTTTTTTACACTTCCACTTTAACTTGAATGAGAAAGAAGAATACAACTGATTAGACTGATGAGGAGACAAAGCATGCCAGGTAGGCTTGGTTATGATGACACAAATTATTACCATCAGGACAGAAAAGAGCTACGGGAGAGAGACACTGTTAAACTCTTGGAACATCACTCTGGCACCACCTGTGAGACTTGCAGTTAATTTCCATTCATACTGAGGGTACAGGACTGCTAAAACAGGTTAAAATTAACGTATGGAACCCTGGACCATGGAATACATGATGATTCCCTTGTATAGCTCCACAGAATAAAGGACAACCCCAGACACAATAATGACTAAGTAATCCAAAGCAGGTCACCTAAGGTACTCTGCAATGGGAAGAAATGCgtgttgtgtctttgtttgaACTGTGGTTAACTTATGATTGTgcaacattttttcatttatgatACTTGCCATATTGCACTGGGTAAATGTTGTTTTAGAAATTACCATATAGTACAACTAATTTCTGCATAAGAGCTGAACAGCTCCAATAAATCTCCACAAAAGACAAGATCATTTGTCAAATTGTTTTACTTGCTTGGAGTCCTGTCACTAAAAGCTGATGCGAGTTCCCGTACTCCTAGAAAAGAGATATTGTGCAACTTCTCCTATCCATGCACAAAGAACAGCAGTCTAGCCAATTTATCACAATGACTGCTTAAAGTAGAATTATAAATGGCAAGCACTCAGTGTTGATTCAGCTCCAACATTCTGCTTACTGTCAGAGAACAGGATTTCTGGGAATTTCCATGTCTACATAGAGTTCTTTTACCAACAATTACGGTTGACAATGTACACTCTCCTTCCAAGAACAGTCTCCTGTACCCACTGATAACCTTCTTACACATTAATCTTGGAGTAAGATTTTAAAAGTATTTGCATGATGTGATGTCTGCGGTTTCAGCCCACAATACAGTCACATTGCTGTGTTCTTTTGCTCctagtttaaataaatatacagatAGGAAAGCTATTAGGggaccaaaccaaagaaaacGTCCCTTTCTGCATCACTAAAACTAGTTTTCACAATATATCAAAGGAATAATGTCAAATATCACTGGAATTAGTTTTTTAGGAATGACTGACATCAGAGTCATTGCAAATGTCCACAACGCAGTCAATAATTTTAATGAACGTCAAATGTCTAATTGTCCCACAAACAAGTTTAACCTTGAATACAAGGATCATTTTGAATCTGGTTAATGATATATTATAACTTTTACTGAATAGTAGAAcccaaagaaaaaacattgtattaaaGTCATGACgtacattaatttaaaaaaacatgacaagcAAGAGCCAGTCTCGGAGATAGATTTATGCAGTAATGTTCCCATGTCCTTCAACGTGACCCGTGATACTGTCAGTCTTACGCCTGCGGTTTGTTTTTCTAACTGAATACACAAATGTCGGGGAATACACTGCTGCAATAGATGGCTATCAAATTTTAAAACCAGATTTAATGTCTAAACACATTAGCTAACATCCCCAGAGTCCGTTAATAAGCACGGGCTGGGGAGTTTCCAGGAGGAAATATAATAAGCCTCCTCTTGGCATAGTTGCAGGTCTTCTGACGACGTTGGAACTACTCCGGAGGAATGGGCGTTAAATGTGAGCTTACTGGTGAGACAGCGTATGTGGTCTCCAAATAATGAATTACAAATGTCTAAGGTTCTATCAAAATCCCCGCAGAGATTCTGCCGACACTTTCACTCAGATGGAACAGTTCCTCTTTTCCATCTCCCTGTGTTACTCTCCAAAAACGACAACCCTCATCATGACCTCTCTTCCTAGTCTCGGCCCATGATTAAAACCCCCATAGGTGCAAGCCTTACCTTCAATTTGGGGGTCACATTGCTCTTGGAACATCTCTCCACTCCTGAGTCTGAGAGGGAGGGGAGATGGGACAGTGAAgtgaaaagacaagaaaagaatTGTGTTGTCAAGGAAAGAAATGCATCACTCAAAATAGAAATCAACTCATGCAGATGGTCAGCAATTTATGGCTGTCAGATGGTAAATGTTGCTTGCTACAGTCTGATGATCCATTCGGTGCATCTCAAGATGAAATAGACAGAGCGCAGATCCATGTGGATGGCTGGGGACGGCTGACTGTGTGCAAATGAAAGAAAGACTCAAAAGACCCGCTGACTATGCATGAGTAATTGTTCAGCCACAAAAATGGCTCCACGTCTCGGGCCAAGAGCGTGTACTTTCTTTAAATACCCAAACATCTATAGTCTTATTTTATAGGACACTTACTTTTGTTCATGTCTCCAGAATGGAGACACTGAAGCTTTAAAGCAACAGTATTGTCAAGAGGTTAAAAGTTTGATggataactgtgtgtgtgtgtgtgtcattgcattcctgtgttgtctttctgccaATAAACTAAAATAGACCTCTTCAAAGTGCAAATCTTTAATTCAAAAAGACATTCAGTTATTGATTTTATGTGCAGAATATTTGGTGAACCTAGTGACTGCTGTAATTGGACTGACAGTACGACAGTGAGGAAACATAGGGGTTCACCAGCGGAGGCTTTTTGAATAGCAAGAGgaattcaaagtgttttatccAAGTAGAACAGGACTGCACTGAAGTGGTTTTATAAACATAGACTGGAACAGACTGCAGTTAGGTTCAATCTTAGGTATGGACATACTGTAGACTCCTGTTTGCAGCTGctgctcttctctttctctctggatCTGCTCTCTGATGAGCCTCTGTTGCTCCTCAAGCTGCCTGGATCCCTCTTCTCTCAAACGGGCTATCTGGTagaaacagacacatacaatacagtaatgtacacaaacacacatgctggTTTTGACAGCAAAGTATGCATCTTTCATAAAGCTCTTCATTAAGCACTGATGTAATTTATCACTTGTATGACTCTCACATTCTAACACCCTTTCTGCTATTCTGTGTTTCCAGGAGAGTGTTCGGACCACCTTGTTTCATCATTTAAGAAAAATATTCCCTTGAAATGAGACAAATGGAGCAGTGCCACCTACTGGTTGCCTCCTCCACCTCTGGCCACATTTTACATGCATTAAACACAGCACATTCCAATGACACACCTTGGAAGCAcgcacaacatttttatttatcactGGCTATCTGAACAAAGTAGATCAAGTCATGCAATATCACTAATGAGTTTACNNNNNNNNNNGATATGGCAGTGAAAGAAAGCCTCTCTCAGAAAGAGCCTTTGTTCCTGACCCAAGAAGATATCTACTCATTTAGAAGGGAGTATTTGAcgaaaaacagaataaaagcaCCTGGGTGTGCTTCAGAGTTTCCTGGATGGACTGAAATACCTTCTTCTCAGATCACTGTTGAGGCCTGTAGTAtagtaacatttttattttgtattttcaacATCCTCTCCTGGCAACGTTAGGTACAAAATCATCTCTCATATGGCTTTTATAAATTCTCTTACCTCTTCTTCAAGTGTTCTAGTGTTTTGCACCTCTTCCTGACTCTGAGCTTCTGCTAGTTGCTCTCTGGCCTCTAAGTCtgtcaaagacaaagacaaagacaaagacacacacacacacacacacacacacacacacacacgtctgtatCTCTTTTCCacaagaaaacaagacaaaactgTGCTAAATAAATTGATAATTTTCTTACAGCTGCACTATTCTAGACAATCTATAATAGGCGATCAATGCAGCAGTCCCCAGCACATTTATTAATTATCCCGTAGTGTTACCCTGGAATATGTACAACAAAATGATTTTAACATTACTATTTACAAtaccaatacaaaaaaacactaaaatcaGTAAATCAAGAGCCTTGAGATGCTGTACAGTTTGGAAAGGTACTCACCAagcttaattttttttctcttatcatCTAGCTTCCTGGTTCTTTCTTCTGCCTGTTTCTTGGCAGTGCAAATCTTGTCATAGGCAGCCTATAAACAGTATTAAGACACAAGGATGAATCATGTCTCTGTGTATCAGCACTTGACAGGTTGAGAGGCATCGGTCGTCTTACCTTGGCAGCAGCATCAGTTAGCACCTCGAGAGCCTGGGACAACTGGTGGAAGAGCTCCACTAGAAGAAAGGTACAAGAGAAGCAAAAACTATGAACATTCTGCTACTGgatacactttttttcttttcttttttttaaaaaaggaactaATGTTTTACACGTggaaaattaaatataaaaacaaaaaaatgtgacttAAATAACTTTTGTTTTGGCACCTTACACACAAGAGATACAGTAGAAAATAATGTGATGTGAAGAAAGTAAAGGGAACATGACATCTAAAAACGGTCTTGTGTGCTCATCATgacacattttatgttttaaaaaggtgtCACAAAACCCGTTTCCTCTGATGACACAGACGTGCATTCCCACACAAACCCTTGGCCTTTCCATCTATAATCACCACTACCATGCAAGAGCCAACCTCCCaagtctcactctctctcacacacacacgcacgcacgcacgcacgcacgcacgcacgcacacataatGGGCTGAAATGAAATCCAACTGGGAAGAGACCTGCCATGCCCACTAGGCAGCTCAGAGTATCACAACATGGGGGGGGGTTGAGGAAAGTGAGGGGGCGTCTTCAGTTAGTGAGGAATCATGACCCCCAAGTCACCTCCTCCATGCATACAACCTTTGCCTGAGGAGCAGCAAATCCCAAGACTTCGTGCGATAGAGGAAAAGTTTGTGTTGAGGCCCTCCAAACCACTTCTTTTCCATTTCTTGGAAAACCGACCCCCTGCTTTTGCATTATCCCTCTCAACCCCCCAAACCCCAtcaatttcacagtttttttcccccagacaAAATCAGGAATTGTCTGAACCATCCAGCAACCACATAAACCTCCCTTGAAAATATGCCCCATGACCAGTCTTTTGACCAAAAAAGCTACAATGAGATTTCCTGGTCTAATTGTTGACATGCTGGTTGGTGACAGGCCACGGAAGGACTTAAGCCAAAGAAAATGGAGTGTGGAAACGTTGCTGGTGTTAAACTGGTCCTGTCTGGCTAGAAAGTCAATGGGCGACAGGCACTGGTTAGACTTCCCTACAGAGTGCTCTGGCTTGGCTGTCTGGCAGGGTACAACTTGCTGAGGGCGGTACTCCAGAGCATTTATTTTTGGTTCAGTCAGACGATTAAACCTAATTCTTCAGAAAACAATGCAGAAATttcattaaacaaataaattctTGTTCCAGTTCTACTAGTTGACTGGCAGAGGTCTGTGGCACAAAATGGAAGATAGttgaagagaaacaaaaaacagataagCACATTTGCTGGCTCACTCACctgcttttgggttgtctggGTTCTTGTCTGGATGGCATGTCAAGGCTTTCTGTCTATAAGCTTTCTTGATCTaggagaaaaacagaagaaCCCCTAGAGTTATGTAGAGTGGAAAATGTTGATCAGGACACAAATTATCCACTTAAGTGCAGATTTTGGCCATGTGAAAGTTAAATTGTTACTTTTTGTACCAATGATCTTTATCCTGTCAGCCTTGGCTATAAACCAAAGtctgaattaaaaaacatgatggtcCCACTGAAATAATGGCACAAATGTAATAGTCTGATAAAAAAGCCCTGGGGGTGAAATGAGGTCTCTGTGTTGTGTTNNNNNNNNNNAAAAAAGAAATCAgcaaatgtattgtttggatCAAATCAACACCTCAGCTGATCCTCTGTTTTGTGTCCTTATGACATGTTGTTGATCACAGTCAATTACCCGCACAAGAATTCATAACTATTTTCAGGCCTACTGCCAGTGTGTCTGGGTTGCAACCTAGTATTACTCAATTTTTattcaaacttttaaaaaaatcttacaATAACATTCACAAAGAGTGCCATTGTCCGTGACAAATTTGAGAAGGCCGCCATTAATATCTTAGGCAGGTAGCCAAAACNNNNNNNNNNggggggggggggaaccagcGTGGAAAAACTAAACAATACTTCGGAGTATTGTAATGTCATATGAGGTTTTAGTTATAGCTGATTTTTTAACTCTGGGTCACTGATTGGAATGTTAACCATTCATTGGTCCTTCTAGGTACCAGTTAATGACAAGGTGGTGTTCATTAGATCTCTGCCCTGGAGAAAGAAGGGAAGCAGGAAAACTTTTGGTGGAGACCAGAGGAGGCTGTAGAGTGCACCACAGAAGCTTTCGGCACACAACCTCAAATACACACGCTCATGTACAATGCATTGCATGCTAAGGACTTGGCATTGAAATCCCCCGTATACCGAAGCTCAGGCAAAAGCACACACGCTGACATACACTTTCTCACCAGTCTTTATCAGCCATGCCAACGTtctgcatgtttgtttgtttttataaatcatAGGCGCAAATCTTCTGCCAGTATGCTACGGACCACAGAATTTGGGAGGTCTTTTCTTCATGCCTGGGAAACAGTTGCATCGGATGCCTTGTCCTCTGGCTTATTCACTGTTtctctttggtttgttttgcacAATTCTATCTGTAGAATACGTGCCAAAACATACAGAGCTGACTTTACTTGGGGGTGggagacacacaaaacaaattcaactCTAAGAgaactgtatgtactgtatggtgTAATCCATCAGTGTCCAAGCCTTTTTAACAGCAACTCCAATGAGTCTCCATGACCGTCAACTCCATTGCCCAAGATACAAGAGCTAAGACCCCACATGATTACATGAAAGC
Above is a genomic segment from Etheostoma spectabile isolate EspeVRDwgs_2016 chromosome 20, UIUC_Espe_1.0, whole genome shotgun sequence containing:
- the dnajc17 gene encoding dnaJ homolog subfamily C member 17 isoform X1, with product MSGKAKDILQMDLYGLLGIESTATTKEIKKAYRQKALTCHPDKNPDNPKAVELFHQLSQALEVLTDAAAKAAYDKICTAKKQAEERTRKLDDKRKKIKLDLEAREQLAEAQSQEEVQNTRTLEEEIARLREEGSRQLEEQQRLIREQIQREREEQQLQTGVYNSGVERCSKSNVTPKLKLKWKCKKDDETNGGYSQDILFRLLQKYGDVSNVIVSRKKRGSAVVEFATVRAAELATKNESGLSENPLKISWLEGQPEVIAPPSQPGHFMSLQGALSNERDYESVVMMRMRQAAERQKLIEQLQREDDEDAAGS
- the dnajc17 gene encoding dnaJ homolog subfamily C member 17 isoform X2; protein product: MSGKAKDILQMDLYGLLGIESTATTKEIKKAYRQKALTCHPDKNPDNPKAVELFHQLSQALEVLTDAAAKAAYDKICTAKKQAEERTRKLDDKRKKIKLDLEAREQLAEAQSQEEVQNTRTLEEEIARLREEGSRQLEEQQRLIREQIQREREEQQLQTGVYNSGVERCSKSNVTPKLKLKWKCKKDDETNGGYSQDILFRLLQKYGDVSNVIVSRKKRGSAVVEFATVRAAELATKNESGLSENPLKISWLEGQPEVIAPPSQPGHFMSLQV